The Campylobacter concisus sequence CTAAAGCTTCTTGTGCTTTTAGGAAGTGGGTGGTTAAGAGAGTTTCGATCTTGCCACCAAGCGGGCAAGCTTTGGGTGAGTCAGAGTGGATCTTGAAAAGTTTTTCTTTATCATTTACTGCGTTAAAAATTTGAAGGAGGGTTAGATGTTGGGGAGTATCACTGACTTGAGACGTGGTGTTTGTGTAGCTGGGGTGTTTAGGCATCAAATAGTTATGTCAAGCATATGATGTTCGCTAGGCACTATTTCCTCATTATCTGCTATATCGTCCAAATCTTCCTCGTCACTATCTCTTGAATTTTGTTTTTCGCTCTCAAACTCACTTGCTTCTTCTTCATTTTTTTGGCGCTCATGCTCCTTTTCAGGGTCTATTTTATAAGACTCTTCCATCGGACGTACCTCTTTGATTTCTTCACTTTGTTGCGAGGCAAGCTCAGCTGCCATTAAAGACTGCATATCAAATCTAGCTTGTTGATTTGCATGCACTTGCGATACTACTGGGGCATTTTGATTTATAAAGTTACTATTTCCTAAAGGTGTTACAGCCATTTTTTAGCCTTTATTTATGATGATAGTTTTATAGTTCGTATAAGTGACATTTGCGCCATTTTCACGTTTTAAATTTTCACGCTTAGTGTAGTCTACCTCGTATCTGCCAGCTCCCTTTACACTAAATTCTACGCAGAATTTAGCTGCCATTTCTAGCACATCTTCAGGCACCCTACTCTTGTTTGTCTTGATGATGACATGGGCGCTTGGGTTATCCTTTAGATGTAACCATATATCGTCTTTTTTGGCAAGATCAAGCAAATTTATATTGCCTTTTTCGTTTCTACCAACTAGTATTTTAAATTCTCTAACGTAAAAAATTTCAGCATTTTCACTCACATCTTTTACGTGGCGTTCTCTTTGTTTTGCCTTGTTTTTTGGGCTTAAAATTTCAAGCTCATAAAGACTGGTCGCTTCTTTTAAAAGAGACTTTAATCCTTCAAAAAACTCGATTTTTTCTTTTAAATTTCTTTTTTCTATATCTACACCAATGGCTTTTGCACGAAATTTTTTTGATCTTGCGTAAAACTCATTTGCACTATTTTTTGGTGTATCGCTAAGAGTTAGTTTTATCTCATTGCCATCAAAATCCTTCAGACAAATTTCCCTCTCGTAGCCCTTAAAATTTCCCAGATTTGCAAGCAAAAGCGATCCTAAATTTGCAGCTTCTTCACTCTTTCTCATTAGCTCATCTTTGTCTTCAAGTGAGTTTAAAATTTCGCTCATGCTATCTATCTTTTTTTGTACGCTTGCAAGCTTCGCCTCTTTTAAGCCAGCTATCCTGGACTCATTTACTCTGGCCGCTTCACTTCTAAAAAACGCCTCAAAGTCAGTTATGGGCTCGCACGGTTTTTCTTTGATAGCGATGGCTGGAAGCTCCCTTAAAACTTCGCCGGTTTCTATCTTTCGGTAGCTATTATCGATGTGTCTTAACGCTTCGATGATTACGTTATTTTCATCAGTTATCACAGCATTTGTAAAGCGCCCAGTAAATTCAAGATAGAGGATAAAATTTTCACTTTTATATGAGCCACTTTGCGTGCAGATAAATTTTAAAATTCTATTATCTTTTAAGCACTCAACGCTTTTTATATGCGAGGCGTTAAAGCGCTTTTTTAGCACATTATCAAAAGGCGCTTGATAAATTTTTGCTTCTTTTAGCTCGCCATCTTTGTAGATAGCAGAGTTTGATTTGTTTAGATCAAAGATGATCTTCTCGCCATTAAATTCGATCAAAATAGCCATATCATTAATGCGTTTTGCTTGGTTTATCTTTGTAAAATTTGATAAATAACTTGCTATTTGAACTAAATGTGCGTACTTCATGTGGGGATTATATCAGAAATGTTGCAAAAATGTTTTAATAAAAGCTTTATCGCTAGCTATGAAAGAATAGTAAAAATCTGTTTTCTGATCCATGTTTAATTTTTCCAAATGTTTTATTTGTAATGTTACTAAAATATAAATTTTTCGTAAATTTTTTTCATAAGAATTTAAAATATATTTTTATATAATGATAACTATTTTTATAATATTAAATTTTCTTTAAGGGATGATTAATGAATAAATTTCGCATTAGTGCGGTGCTTTGTTTTGCTATTTCTGCTTTAAATGCTACTGATGTAAGCTTGGATGGGATCAGTGTAGAAGATAGCGCAGACGATGGTTACAGAGCCACAACGAGTGAGGTGGGCAAGACAAATACGCCAATTCTTGAGATACCACAGACAGTAAACGTCGTAACGCAACAACAGCTAAAGGATAAAAAGCCAGAAAATTTAATGGAATCGCTTCAAAACGTAAGTGGTGTTAGCTATGCGAATACAACTTCAGGAAATTTTGATGCGGCTTTAAAGCGTGGCTTTGGTGGCGGACGTGACGGCTCTATAATGCGTAATGGTGTATCAGCTGGTGTGACGCACAACTTTAATGCAACTGTACAAAGCGTCGAGGTGTTAAAGGGCCCAGCAAGCTTGCTTTACGGCGTTCAAGATGCCGGCGGTATCATAAATCTAGTAACTAAAAAACCGCTTTATGAAAATAGCAATGAAATTTGGCTTGGCACCGGTAATAAAAAGTATAGAGATTTTGGCTTTGATTCAACTGGAGCTTTGGGTGAGAGCGGTTTTGCATATAGATTTATATTTGATTGGTCGGGTAAGGATTATTGGAGAGAGTATGGCGAATATAAAAATTTACTCATCGCTCCAAGTATAAGTTATAAAGGCGACGACTATCGTATTGATGCTGCCTACTACCATACAAAATACACCGACCCCGCAGATCGCGGCATGTATATGCTAGAATCAGGACAAATTTTAGACATAGATAAAAAAGTCAGATTAGATGAGCCATTTAACGAAATAGATGGCAAAGTAGATACTTTTGATCTAAGTTTTGAGAAAAATTTTGGCGAGAATTGGCTATTAAAGGGAGCTTATGCATTTTCACGCTCACTACATGAATACGGACAAGCTCGCATTATGAATATAAATTTAGCTAGCGGAATCGCAGAAAGACGTATGGAGTGGTATGAAGATTTTGAGCATAAGACCCATGCTGGATCACTTACATTAAACGGCATAGTAGAAACTGGAAGTATAACTCATAATCTATTATTTGGAGTAGATGCTAAAGAGTATCTAAGACAACGTCCAGAAGCTCGTCAGATCGAAGCAAACGATGCTAGAAATAATATAAATATCTACTCACCGATCTATGGCAGAGTTAGCGTAGATGACATCAAAAGTAGAGGTGCTAGCAAAAAGACGCAATACCACAAACTAAAAACGATCGGTACTTACGCACAAGATAGTATAAATTTAACCGATAGCTTAATATTTGTAGCGGGACTAAGGTATGAATACTACAACCAAATAGTAGGCGATCAAAACAGATATGCCGCTAGACCTGTACCATTTACAAAAAGTATAGATAAAAGTGGTGGCAAGCTGCTTTATAATGTCGGACTTTTATATCTACTAACTCCTGAGTGGTCAGTTTATACTAGTCATTCTCAAAGCTTTAAGCCACAAACTTCTATCGGCAGCAAAGGTGCTGTCTCATTAGAGCCAGAAGAGGGAAAATCTATCGAGTTTGGAACAAAATTTCAAAACAATAGCATAACCGCAATGGCAGCTTTATTTAATATCGATAAGAAAAATATTATAAACAATGTAAACAATATATCATATACGAGTGGTAAAGCAAATTCTAGAGGAGTAGAGTTTGATTTTAATGGACGTATTACAGATGGACTTAGTGTAAGTTCAAGCTATACCTACACCAAAACTAAATTAAAAGAAGATAGAAATATGGCTTGGAAGGTGGGTAAGCCGCTTGAGGCTACTCCAAAGCATCAAGCGAGTTTATTTGCTAATTACGATTTTGCTCATCTTGGCGTAAAAGGTCTAAGAATAGGTGGTGGCGCCAGGTATTTTGGCTCTTGGTATACTTACAATCAACAAAAAAGCTCAGCAGCTTATGGAAGCTTTTATAAATTACCACATGCTATTACTTACGATGCTTTTGTTAGCTATACAACTAAAATTTCAGGCTACGAGACAAATTTCTCATTTAACGTCAAAAACTTGACCGACAAGCTTTATTATACGTCCTCATCGACTGGCACGGATGCTAATATCATACCGATACAACCAGGCTATGCTCGCCAGTTTATGCTGACCGCTAGCGTTAAATTCTAAATTTACTAGGCCTTTTGGCTTAGTAAATTTTCTTTAAATTTAGCAATTTTCGTTAAAATCGCCTCAAAAATTTAAAGGAAATTTATGAAACAAACTATTACCGAGAAAATATTTTCAGATCACGTTGGCAAAGAGGTGGGCGCTGGAGAGATCATCGAGAGCAAGATCGATATGATCATAGGCAACGATATCACGACGCCTATTTCGATCAAGCAGTTTGAGCGAAGTGGCGCTAAAAAGCTAGCTAACCCAGATGGCTTTGCCATCGTGATGGACCACTACATCCCGACAAAGGACATCCTAAGCGCAAATCAAGCCAAAATTTCACGCGAATTTGCCTACAAACACGACCTTAAAAACTATTTTGACGAAAAAGATATGGGTATCGAGCATGCGATTTTGCCTGAAAAAGGGCTAGTCATCCCAGGCGACGTCATCATTGGCGCAGACAGTCACACCTGTACGCACGGCGCTCTTGGAGCCTTTAGCACTGGCATGGGTAGCACCGACCTAGCTTATGCGATGATCACTGGCAAAAACTGGTTTAAAGTGCCTGAGAGTATCAAAGTCATCTTTAAAGGCAAGCTTGATAAGCACGTTTATGGCAAGGATCTTATCCTTGAGATCATCCGTCAAATAGGCGTTGATGGCGCACTTTACAAGGCGCTTGAGTTTAGTGGCGAGGTAATAGAGGGCCTTAGTATGGATGATAGATTTTCAATGTGCAACATGGCGATCGAGGCTGGCGCAAAGAGTGGTATCATCGCGGTTGATGAGATCACAAAAGAGTTTTTAAAAGATAAAAATTTACGCGATAAACCAAAATTTTTCTACTCAGACGAAGATGCAAAATATGACAAAATTTTAGAGATCGATGTGACCAATCTTGATCCAGTCATAGCATATCCATTTTTGCCAAGCAACGGCAAGAGCGTAAGACAGGCGGTTCATGACGATTTAGCCATTGATCAAGCATTTATCGGTTCATGTACGAATGGCCGTCTAAGCGACCTACGTATCGCAGCACAAATTTTAAAAGGCAAAAAAGTAGCCCGTAAAACAAGGCTCATCATCACTCCAGCGACGCAAAAGATCGCAAGAGCTGCCGAAAAAGAGGGCTTAATCGACATTTTCATCGAAGCAGGAGCGGTCGTGAGCAATCCAACTTGTGGCGCTTGTCTTGGCGGATATATGGGAATTTTAGGCGCAAATGAACGCTGTATCTCGACGACAAATAGAAATTTTGTCGGACGTATGGGCGATAGAACGAGTGAAATTTATCTAGCCAACTCAGCAGTTGTAGCAGCCTCAGCTATAGCAGGTAAAATCGCCGATCCAAGGGACTTATAGGCGTTAGCTTTTAAGTATCTTTGAATGAGTTAGAAATTTTCACACTTCGATAAACTAGATGTTTTATCTTGTGTGAAAATTTCGTCACAACATCCAAATCTATCTTGGAATCTAGGCCTCGCTTCGTTTAGCACTAAATTTATAGCCGTGGCTTGCTGCCCATAAATTTTAAAATTTGATAGGGTTTTAACCGCATGTAGTGCACCAGCACCATTGCATGCACTTTGAACGTGTCAGGGTAGAGGGATTGTTAAGGGAGAAGGGAGTGACTTCGTAATTCAAGCTCCCTTCTCCCTTAATAAAGAATAGAAGTTATATATTTTTCTTATTTTATAAATTTTAAAATTAAGAATTGACTACTAAAATTTACCGCTAAAATTTTAAAATAAAATTCCACCTAGTCAATTGATATGCTCTTACATCTAACCTTGGATGGATTTTATTTTTGAAAGATTTAAAACCGAACCACGATATTTTGCCTTATGTTTGTGACAAAATTTAATGAATTTATTTATGAAATGCCAAAGAAATTTGAAAGTATTTGTATGGATTAATTTAACCGGTAAATCCCGCTATTTTTGCAAATTTACCAGCTTTTCAGCGCATTAAAACGCTGTTATAGTTGCCAAAAGACCAAAGATTATGCCTGGAAAGTTTGCAGCAGAAAGCGGATAGTCTTTTTTAGATTTTAATAGGCCGTAGCTTGTCCAGATTGTGCAGTTTAGTGCGGCTGCCAGTGGCTGTATAAAAGGCGTCTTGTTGCCGTCAAGGTTGCCCATTATTTGTGGGATGTATGAAAAGTACATAACAACTGATAGGCATGTGCCGATCTAGCCTAAAATTTGTAGATTTTTTCGCTCATTGCTTCTCCTTGAATAAAAGCGCCATTATGTCTTTTTTAATCATAGCAAGCAAATGGATAAAGTAGCCATGATTTTTACTGCGATTAAGATGGTTTTAGTAAAATTGAGCATTTTAAAAGGATAAAAATGCCAGATATAGTATATGACAAAGCAAAATGGCATTGGGGTGCGAAAGATGCGCCGACTGATATACCGCATGAAAACGGTGCGACACACATTGCATTTTTCTTTCGCTGGTGCATGGAACACAAATTTTATTCAAAGGAATTTGCGGCAGATTTTGCGGACGATATAGCACAGATGGACGAAAATTTTAACTATCGTCAGTATCTTTTTGACGCTATGGACGGAGTACTTGGAAGTGCGGAGCTAAATACTGCTGGTAAAGCCTTTGCAAAAGCTTACTATACGACTGATCGGACAAAATTTGCCAAAATGTATGGTTGGTATTTGCAGGATTATACGGATTTTGTTTCGAAAAAATTTGGTGAAAAATACTTTGATAACGCCTATTTTTATATAGAAAACTCACAAGAAAACTATGCCTTGATCAAAGCTATCATTGATCGTCGCTACGAGGAATTTTTAACAATGAAAAGGGCAAAGCAGGCTTAAAATTTTACAAGTAGCATAAACAAAAATAAGTTTTTATCACATATTTTTGGTATATCAAAGCCGCTTTTAGCTAAATTTAGCCTCATAACTTTCTTAAGGGAAAAAGATGCAAACTTGCGTGATTTTAGCAGGTGGCAAAAGCTCGCGTATGGGGCAAGATAAGACACTTTTGCCATTTGGTGGTTTTAAGACGCTTACTCATTATGAGGTTGCGAAATTTAGCAAAGTTTTTGGCGAAGTTTATGTAAGCTCAAAATTTGAGAAATTTAGCCCGCCACTAAAGCTTATAAAAGATGAAAATAGCAATAACTATTCGCCAATGCTCGCACTTTACTCCATTCTTAAAAATTTTGATCATAGCATTTTTGTGATACCAGCTGATATGCCATTTTTTGATCTTAAAAGCTTAGAGGAGCTTGTTAAATTTAAAGATGAATTTGACATGGTCGTGGCTAGTGATAATGAGCACATTCATTCGCTTTGTGGTTTTTTTAGCCCAAGGCTTGTCACTTTGGCTCATGAGTTTTATTTAAAAAATGAGCATAAAATCGGACTTTTGAGAAAAAGCTGTAAATGCAAAGTAGTAAATTTTAAAGATAGTGAGCAGTTTTTTAACATAAATTTCCCTGACGAATACGAAATGGCAAAGAAAATCCAAGAAAAGAAGATAGATGATGAGTAAAATTTTATTATTTTTAAGTCTTAGTCTTAGTTTTTTGATAGCAAGTGGACTAGATGATTTTAAAAGGGCGCAAGAGCTGGAGCAAAGCGGCGATATAAAGGCTGCGATGCAAATTTATAAAGAGCTAGCCAAAAGCTCTTTAAACGAGCAAAACGTGATGCAAAATGTGCAAGCAAGCGAGCCAGCACCAAGAGAGGCGAAGCTAAAGCAAGCTGATCTTTTAAGAGAAGATAAAAGTGGTAAAAATTTACAAAATGCACTTGGTATCGAGCTTTATAAATTTAACTACCTTTTGCCAGTAACTTATGCTAAAAATGTGCCAAACGATGAGCGAAAAAGCGTTGAAACTAAGTTTCAAATAAGCCTTGCAAAGCCGTTATTTTATGACCTGTTTGGGCTTAGAGAGAGCCTCGTGGCAGCCTACACGCAGACATCTTGGTGGCAGATAACAAGGACATCTGCGCCATTTCGTGAGACGAACTATCAGCCAGAAATTTTTCTAA is a genomic window containing:
- a CDS encoding molybdenum cofactor guanylyltransferase; protein product: MQTCVILAGGKSSRMGQDKTLLPFGGFKTLTHYEVAKFSKVFGEVYVSSKFEKFSPPLKLIKDENSNNYSPMLALYSILKNFDHSIFVIPADMPFFDLKSLEELVKFKDEFDMVVASDNEHIHSLCGFFSPRLVTLAHEFYLKNEHKIGLLRKSCKCKVVNFKDSEQFFNINFPDEYEMAKKIQEKKIDDE
- the leuC gene encoding 3-isopropylmalate dehydratase large subunit, which encodes MKQTITEKIFSDHVGKEVGAGEIIESKIDMIIGNDITTPISIKQFERSGAKKLANPDGFAIVMDHYIPTKDILSANQAKISREFAYKHDLKNYFDEKDMGIEHAILPEKGLVIPGDVIIGADSHTCTHGALGAFSTGMGSTDLAYAMITGKNWFKVPESIKVIFKGKLDKHVYGKDLILEIIRQIGVDGALYKALEFSGEVIEGLSMDDRFSMCNMAIEAGAKSGIIAVDEITKEFLKDKNLRDKPKFFYSDEDAKYDKILEIDVTNLDPVIAYPFLPSNGKSVRQAVHDDLAIDQAFIGSCTNGRLSDLRIAAQILKGKKVARKTRLIITPATQKIARAAEKEGLIDIFIEAGAVVSNPTCGACLGGYMGILGANERCISTTNRNFVGRMGDRTSEIYLANSAVVAASAIAGKIADPRDL
- a CDS encoding TonB-dependent siderophore receptor, translated to MNKFRISAVLCFAISALNATDVSLDGISVEDSADDGYRATTSEVGKTNTPILEIPQTVNVVTQQQLKDKKPENLMESLQNVSGVSYANTTSGNFDAALKRGFGGGRDGSIMRNGVSAGVTHNFNATVQSVEVLKGPASLLYGVQDAGGIINLVTKKPLYENSNEIWLGTGNKKYRDFGFDSTGALGESGFAYRFIFDWSGKDYWREYGEYKNLLIAPSISYKGDDYRIDAAYYHTKYTDPADRGMYMLESGQILDIDKKVRLDEPFNEIDGKVDTFDLSFEKNFGENWLLKGAYAFSRSLHEYGQARIMNINLASGIAERRMEWYEDFEHKTHAGSLTLNGIVETGSITHNLLFGVDAKEYLRQRPEARQIEANDARNNINIYSPIYGRVSVDDIKSRGASKKTQYHKLKTIGTYAQDSINLTDSLIFVAGLRYEYYNQIVGDQNRYAARPVPFTKSIDKSGGKLLYNVGLLYLLTPEWSVYTSHSQSFKPQTSIGSKGAVSLEPEEGKSIEFGTKFQNNSITAMAALFNIDKKNIINNVNNISYTSGKANSRGVEFDFNGRITDGLSVSSSYTYTKTKLKEDRNMAWKVGKPLEATPKHQASLFANYDFAHLGVKGLRIGGGARYFGSWYTYNQQKSSAAYGSFYKLPHAITYDAFVSYTTKISGYETNFSFNVKNLTDKLYYTSSSTGTDANIIPIQPGYARQFMLTASVKF
- a CDS encoding phospholipase A, which produces MMSKILLFLSLSLSFLIASGLDDFKRAQELEQSGDIKAAMQIYKELAKSSLNEQNVMQNVQASEPAPREAKLKQADLLREDKSGKNLQNALGIELYKFNYLLPVTYAKNVPNDERKSVETKFQISLAKPLFYDLFGLRESLVAAYTQTSWWQITRTSAPFRETNYQPEIFLNFASPKYLDQIGVKNLKFGLLHESNGRDGSNSRSWNRAYVQSDFVFGKLSISPRAWMVVGNKGDNKDILKYIGHGDVRLSYNLNEHIFSLMLRNNLHFDKTNKGAAEISYMFPIFSTGVYGYLQYFTGYGESLIDYNRHTDKFGLGFVILK
- a CDS encoding SWEET family sugar transporter — encoded protein: MGTCLSVVMYFSYIPQIMGNLDGNKTPFIQPLAAALNCTIWTSYGLLKSKKDYPLSAANFPGIIFGLLATITAF
- a CDS encoding NFACT RNA binding domain-containing protein; translated protein: MKYAHLVQIASYLSNFTKINQAKRINDMAILIEFNGEKIIFDLNKSNSAIYKDGELKEAKIYQAPFDNVLKKRFNASHIKSVECLKDNRILKFICTQSGSYKSENFILYLEFTGRFTNAVITDENNVIIEALRHIDNSYRKIETGEVLRELPAIAIKEKPCEPITDFEAFFRSEAARVNESRIAGLKEAKLASVQKKIDSMSEILNSLEDKDELMRKSEEAANLGSLLLANLGNFKGYEREICLKDFDGNEIKLTLSDTPKNSANEFYARSKKFRAKAIGVDIEKRNLKEKIEFFEGLKSLLKEATSLYELEILSPKNKAKQRERHVKDVSENAEIFYVREFKILVGRNEKGNINLLDLAKKDDIWLHLKDNPSAHVIIKTNKSRVPEDVLEMAAKFCVEFSVKGAGRYEVDYTKRENLKRENGANVTYTNYKTIIINKG